CAGGGGTCCATAGCGCTTATATTTAACTCCCAGGTTTATCCATAGAGGTTTATATTCCGCATAAAACTCAGAGAAAAGAGAATAGGATGCCCCCTCTATAGGGTATTCTTCTGTGATATTCATGCTGGTATTATCAAATATATCCAGATCTGGAATATCATTTAGGCTGACATTCCCCTCAATGCCGTCTTTATGAGCAATAATCTCAAAACCCGTTTTAATGTGATAATTCTTCAATTTCGCGTGAAGCGTATGAAATATTCTATATTGAGTTGGATTGAACCTCAAAAGTACACCAACCATATCACGATAAACGTCCTCATTTTCAATATAATGTTCCATCTGGTGTATTGAAAGTAGGGTCTTTAAAAATATTTTTTTGTTTATTAGGTATTCCCATTTTAGGGCCTCAATATTATATCGACTCCTGGTAGTGTAGTCATCGATTGACAGATAATCATCAACGCCAAAGGCAATGAAAAATAATCTATGCCTTGAAAAGAGGTTGTATGTTAACTTCAGATAATGATCCTGGAAATAGAGGTCAGTCTCTTCATAATCCGTTATCATATCAACATAAGACCTCCTCCCGGAGAACATGACACTGAGGTTGCTTGTTGGGACAATTGTTACGGATAGAGTGGGGAAAACCGGAATAGCAGGATCAAATATCGCCCTGCCATGAATGTTCATTTGTTGAGGATCTTTTGTCTTTATTTGAATGATGTTGCCAAGGTTGTCATCATAGAACATGGGGGAGAGCCCCTTAATAACAGATGCCCTATCAATGATCTCTTCGTTGACTGATGATATCAGAGGAACGATTGAAGCTAAATAGTGATATGGAAAATCGACGGGCAGATCGTCTATATATAACCTATCATGGAGCGGGTTGCCGCCCCTTATTATGGGCACTGTTGCAAGAGCAAATCCTCCACCAATGCCTGGGAGTGTCTGCAGAAGATGAAGGCTGTCACCCGCTCCTCTCATGGGAAGGTCCTTTATGTTCTTCCCCATAATATGCTGCTCTCCGAATCTGTCTTCACGCCTGCTATAGTAGTTTTCTATTTTGTTCAATGCATACGATGCCCCTTTTAGTTCAATATTGATATGGAAATTCCTCTTCAATCTTATAGGAATTATCTCTTCTTCATAAGTCGGATGTGAAAAACGCAGATGGTATTTCCCCGGTCTAATGCTCTTGAAGACAAATCTGCCCTTTTTGTCTGAATAAGCGATTATCTTCAGTTCTTCTATGCCTACAGTTATCCCCTGCAGGGCCTTGCCAGATGCTTTATTAACTATGATGCCGGATATATTATAGGTGATATTCTCAGACATGCCTTTATTCCTATTCTCGCTTTCCTGGGATGCATAAAGCTGAATCGAAAAGAGTAGACCTATCATGAGTACAATGATCTGCCTCATAATCTTTTTTTTCCGAC
This genomic window from Spirochaetota bacterium contains:
- a CDS encoding TonB-dependent receptor, whose translation is MRQIIVLMIGLLFSIQLYASQESENRNKGMSENITYNISGIIVNKASGKALQGITVGIEELKIIAYSDKKGRFVFKSIRPGKYHLRFSHPTYEEEIIPIRLKRNFHINIELKGASYALNKIENYYSRREDRFGEQHIMGKNIKDLPMRGAGDSLHLLQTLPGIGGGFALATVPIIRGGNPLHDRLYIDDLPVDFPYHYLASIVPLISSVNEEIIDRASVIKGLSPMFYDDNLGNIIQIKTKDPQQMNIHGRAIFDPAIPVFPTLSVTIVPTSNLSVMFSGRRSYVDMITDYEETDLYFQDHYLKLTYNLFSRHRLFFIAFGVDDYLSIDDYTTRSRYNIEALKWEYLINKKIFLKTLLSIHQMEHYIENEDVYRDMVGVLLRFNPTQYRIFHTLHAKLKNYHIKTGFEIIAHKDGIEGNVSLNDIPDLDIFDNTSMNITEEYPIEGASYSLFSEFYAEYKPLWINLGVKYKRYGPLSNKSFSYRGMCGLDINKRNTVYTGGGVYHAHPDMYYYIGESEPKFTDSQAFNGIVGIKSRLFSGITGQVELYHYDYKNLSSANTDIINDSEYKKITQINPFSIEGEGKSQGVEFLIKGSHKHYYGWISYAYSISKRSSERYNKYDYFSDFDQTHLLTLTLASTFGHWTPSMIFHYYSALPYTPIIGSTEDNGEHEAVYGVYNAKRFPAHHRLDLKLTYTNKNNSRFYIEVWNFYYNQGNRLFQKFDEDKPYGPDNPESQSDYPPVFVWLGIELCF